The following are encoded together in the Hoplias malabaricus isolate fHopMal1 chromosome 3, fHopMal1.hap1, whole genome shotgun sequence genome:
- the LOC136691309 gene encoding zinc finger protein 420-like has product MIKSGEIKCEDTAWQSSSSQETSPAPSYTNTFDRLTPKTTEKAKTYICSECGKSFTKQSSVKQHQLIHTGEKPYQCPECGKCFNKKSSVKKHQHLHTGEKPYQCSECGQSFIQVGHLQDHQRIHTGEKPYQCLECGKCFTKQSNLKIHQLIHTGEKPYQCLECGKSFTHLGKLQIHQRIHTGEKPYQCSECGQSFTQQSNLQTHQRLHTGEKPYQCLECGKSFTQLGSLQTHQLTHTGEKPYYCLECGKRFTRPTRLQEHQRVHTGEKPYQCSECGKCFNQLGNLHTHQRLHTGEKPYHCLECGKSFTQLGSLQTHQRTHTGEKPYYCSECGMSFTRLRYFQQHQLIHTGETPYQCSECGISFRRSETLKIHKRVHTGENPYRCPDCGKSFNLKGNLKKHQRLHTGEKPYSCSECDRSFNLKCNLQRHQLIHTGEKPYQCSECGKSFTQQSNLQKHRYIHTGGKPHQCTECGLGFKRSDTLKIHQRIHTEENPYSCSECEVLLE; this is encoded by the coding sequence ATGATTAAATCAGGAGAGATTAAGTGCGAGGACACAGCGTGGCAAAGTTCGAGTTCTCAGGAAACATCTCCGGCTCCTTCTTACACAAATACCTTCGACAGACTAACAccgaaaacaacagaaaaagctAAAACATATatctgctcagagtgtggaaagagtttcACTAAACAGAGTTCTGTGAAGCAGCACCAGctcattcacaccggagagaaaccgtatcagtgtccCGAGTGTGGGAAGTGTTTTAATAAAAAGAGCTCTGTCAAAAAACACCAACACctccacacaggagagaaaccgtatcagtgttcagagtgtgggcaGAGTTTTATTCAAGTAGGGCATCTCCAAgatcaccagcgcattcacacaggagagaaaccgtatcagtgcctGGAATGTGGGAAGTGTTTTACTAAACAGAGTAATCTCAAAATACACCaactcattcacacaggagagaaaccgtatcagtgcctggagtgtgggaagagttttactcaccTGGGCAAACTTCAAAtccaccagcgcattcacacaggagagaaaccgtatcagtgttcagagtgtgggcagagttttactcaacagagtaatctccaaacGCACCAGCGCCtccacactggagagaaaccatatcagtgcctggagtgtgggaagagttttactcaactgGGCTCTCTCCAAACACATCAGCTCactcacaccggagagaaaccctATTACTGTTTAGAGTGTGGGAAACGTTTTACTAGACCAACAAGACTCCAGGAACATCAGcgcgttcacacaggagagaaaccttatcagtgttcagagtgtgggaagtgtTTTAATCAACTGGGCAATCTCCATACACACCAACGCCTccacacaggagagaagccGTATCACTGCTTAGAATGCGGAAAGAGTTTTACGCAGTTGGGCTCTCTCCAAACGCACCAGCGCACTCACACAGGGGAGAAACCCtattactgttcagagtgtgggatgagttttacaaGACTGAGGTATTTTCAACAACACCAGCtgattcacaccggagagactccgtatcagtgctcagagtgtgggataaGTTTTAGAAGGAGTGAAACTCTCAAAATACACAAGCGtgttcacactggagagaatcCGTATCGGTGCCCggactgtgggaagagttttaatctTAAGGGTAATCTTAAAAAACACCAGCGCctccacacaggagagaaaccgtattcctgttcagagtgtgacaGGAGTTTTAATCTAAAGTGTAATCTTCAAAGACACCAGCTCATTCACAcgggagagaaaccgtatcagtgttcagagtgcgggaagagttttactcaacagagtaatctccaaaaacacaggtatATTCACACAGGAGGGAAACCGCATCAGTGTACTGAGTGTGGGCTCGGTTTTAAAAGGAGTGATACCCTcaaaatacaccagcgcattcacaccgaAGAGAATCCATATTCATGCTCAGAGTGTGAAGTGTTACTAGAGTGA
- the anxa11b gene encoding annexin A11b has translation MSYPGYPSGPGGYPPQGGGYPPQQGMYPPQAGGYPPQAGMYPPQSGFPPQAGGYPAQPGGYPGYPPQGGGFPPAQPGAYPSVPAGGWGAQPGYGAPGGGMPQGYPGGPAPGQQPMPGYPGGAPAPNPSMPTMPVYGGGAPAGPGGNVGPVGPAIPPANRGYRGTIKDFPGADPLRDVEVLRKAMKGFGTDENAIIELLGNRSNRQRVPMVRAYKTTYGKDLVHDLKSELTGNFEQLVLAMMKSPGEYDAFELHHAIAGAGTDEACLIEILSSRSNAEIREISQIYKTEFGKTLEHAIEHDTSGHFRRLLVSLSQGNRDERETVDISLAKQDAQKLYAAGENKVGTDESQFNAILCARSKPHLRQVFHEYQQMCGKDIEKSICREMSGNLETGMLAVVKCIKNTSGYFAERLNNAIKGAGTKDRTLIRVMVTRSEVDMLDIRQEYLRTYGKSLYTAISGDTSGDYKKLLLKLCGGSD, from the exons ATGAGTTACCCCGGATACCCCTCTGGACCAGGAGGTTACCCCCCTCAGGGAGGAGGATACCCCCCTCAGCAGGGCATGTACCCCCCCCAGGCTGGAGGGTACCCACCACAGGCCGGGATGTACCCCCCTCAGTCTGGTTTCCCCCCCCAGGCCGGAGGATACCCCGCACAGCCGGGAGGATATCCAGGATACCCTCCTCAGGGAGGGGGATTCCCCCCTGCTCAGCCCGGAGCGTACCCCTCCGTTCCTGCAG GTGGATGGGGGGCACAGCCCGGCTATGGGGCC ccaGGTGGTGGGATGCCCCAAGGTTATCCTGGGGGTCCAGCCCCAGGGCAACAGCCAATGCCTGGTTACCCTGGGGGTGCTCCTGCCCCCAACCCCTCTATGCCCACCATGCCTGTGTATGGAGGCGGAGCTCCAGCTGGACCAGGTGGTAATGTAGGCCCCGTGGGTCCTGCTATACCTCCGGCTAAT CGTGGTTATCGTGGCACGATTAAGGACTTCCCTGGTGCAGACCCTCTCCGAGATGTGGAGGTTCTTCGGAAAGCCATGAAGGGCTTTG GAACTGATGAGAATGCGATAATCGAGCTGTTGGGAAATCGTTCCAATAGGCAGCGTGTGCCCATGGTCCGTGCGTACAAGACCACCTACGGCAAG GATCTGGTCCACGATCTGAAGTCCGAATTGACGGGTAATTTTGAGCAGCTGGTTCTGGCGATGATGAAGAGTCCGGGGGAGTATGACGCCTTTGAGCTTCATCACGCCATCGCT GGAGCAGGAACTGACGAGGCGTGTCTGATTGAAATTCTCTCGTCTCGCAGCAACGCAGAAATACGAGAAATCAGCCAGATCTACAAAACAG aattTGGGAAAACCCTGGAACACGCCATTGAGCACGACACCTCAGGACATTTCCGCCGGCTTCTGGTCTCCCTGTCTCAG ggAAACCGTGACGAGAGGGAGACGGTGGACATATCGCTGGCCAAACAGGACGCACAG aaacTCTACGCTGCTGGAGAGAATAAAGTGGGAACAGATGAGTCTCAGTTTAACGCCATTCTCTGTGCTCGCAGCAAACCACACCTCAGACAAG ttttccATGAGTATCAGCAGATGTGTGGTAAGGACATAGAGAAGAGCATCTGCAGGGAGATGTCCGGAAACCTGGAGACCGGGATGTTGGCTGTGG TGAAGTGTATCAAGAACACATCGGGCTACTTCGCCGAGAGACTCAACAACGCTATCAAG GGTGCCGGCACCAAGGACCGCACGCTGATCCGTGTGATGGTGACCCGCTCTGAGGTGGACATGCTGGACATCAGGCAGGAATACCTCCGCACCTACGGGAAGTCCCTCTACACGGCTATATCT ggagaCACCTCTGGAGACTACAAGAAGCTGCTGCTGAAACTGTGCGGAGGAAGCGACTGA